The following proteins are encoded in a genomic region of Bacillus horti:
- a CDS encoding phosphotransferase, producing the protein MVRIKTEQLGNVIHEQFGITVDDVHTHKKNRLYIVHAAGQKYVIKLFSNVEDLKWQSKCIKQLEERQTKGIIPFHDNLQGTSVNKLNDTTAFAMFPYVNGRALDFNIYEELRNGIGLLSHFHQKGQDIYGGKQRTLSKSFAKERIKTRLDLFKESIQGLNRGKKKSSLGLFSLLQRFEEDVTDWADWFFTHLPEYELLQLERQAQQNRQIVHFDLAPHNFLYAEEDSYYLLDYDLIQYSPVILDLSQYIHRSLLHYDWSIDVVHLLLTEYQKELKLSSEEVRLLPYFLLYPHDIIREWLGVWKQQSGFQVRNVIDLFQQLENTWDARRKFVRACQAMVK; encoded by the coding sequence ATGGTACGGATTAAAACTGAGCAGCTCGGCAACGTAATTCATGAACAGTTTGGAATAACCGTGGACGATGTGCATACACACAAAAAAAATCGACTTTATATCGTCCATGCTGCCGGTCAGAAATACGTAATCAAACTATTCTCTAATGTAGAGGATTTAAAATGGCAAAGTAAATGTATAAAGCAGCTTGAAGAAAGGCAAACAAAGGGAATAATCCCCTTTCATGATAATCTCCAGGGAACTTCAGTTAACAAGCTTAACGATACGACAGCTTTTGCTATGTTCCCCTACGTGAACGGAAGAGCGTTAGATTTTAACATTTATGAGGAGCTAAGAAATGGAATAGGGCTATTAAGTCATTTTCATCAAAAAGGACAGGATATTTATGGAGGGAAACAGCGCACTCTTTCTAAATCCTTTGCAAAAGAACGAATAAAAACTCGGCTTGACCTATTCAAAGAATCCATTCAAGGCTTAAACCGTGGGAAAAAGAAGTCTAGCCTAGGTCTTTTTTCATTATTGCAGCGGTTTGAGGAGGATGTAACCGATTGGGCAGATTGGTTTTTTACTCATCTCCCCGAGTATGAACTACTTCAATTAGAACGACAAGCACAGCAAAATCGTCAAATTGTTCATTTTGATTTAGCTCCTCATAATTTCCTTTATGCTGAGGAAGACTCCTATTATTTGCTCGATTATGATCTTATTCAATATTCTCCAGTTATTCTTGATCTTTCTCAATATATTCATCGCTCATTATTGCATTATGATTGGTCAATCGATGTCGTCCATTTGCTTCTTACCGAATATCAAAAGGAACTAAAGTTATCATCGGAAGAAGTTCGCCTGCTTCCTTATTTCCTTCTTTATCCCCACGATATTATTAGAGAATGGCTAGGCGTGTGGAAGCAGCAATCTGGGTTTCAAGTAAGGAATGTGATTGATCTTTTTCAGCAGCTTGAGAATACTTGGGATGCACGGAGAAAGTTTGTAAGAGCTTGTCAAGCTATGGTAAAATAA
- the ruvB gene encoding Holliday junction branch migration DNA helicase RuvB, which produces MDEQDRIITSHLLEADADVELSLRPRFLAEYIGQDQVKENLKIFIEAAKLRNEALDHVLLYGPPGLGKTTLSTIIANELGVNVRTTSGPAIERAGDLAAILTNLQQGDVLFIDEIHRLNRTVEEVLYPAMEDYCLDIIIGKGPSARSVRLDLPKFTLVGATTRAGKLSAPLRDRFGVVSRLEYYKVDELAYIITRAADILDVHIVEAAAKEIALRSRGTPRIANRLLKRVRDFAQVHGDGMITEGLAKEALERLHVDQLGLDQIDHKLLLSIVEHFQGGPVGVDTIAAMIGEESDTVEDVYEPYLMQIGFLQRTPRGRMVTPSVYKHFSLDPPENS; this is translated from the coding sequence ATGGACGAGCAAGACAGAATTATTACCTCTCATTTATTAGAGGCGGATGCTGATGTGGAGCTAAGCCTTAGACCTCGATTCCTAGCTGAATATATCGGGCAGGACCAGGTAAAGGAGAATTTAAAGATCTTTATCGAAGCGGCTAAGCTAAGAAATGAAGCATTGGATCATGTGCTGCTATATGGACCGCCTGGCTTAGGGAAAACAACCTTGTCTACAATCATTGCTAATGAATTGGGGGTAAATGTTAGAACTACTTCGGGTCCAGCGATAGAGCGTGCTGGAGATTTAGCAGCCATTTTGACCAATCTCCAGCAAGGAGATGTTTTATTTATTGATGAAATTCATAGGTTGAATCGTACTGTGGAGGAGGTTTTATATCCTGCCATGGAGGATTATTGCCTAGATATTATTATTGGTAAAGGTCCTAGTGCAAGATCCGTTCGATTAGATCTCCCTAAATTTACTCTTGTTGGGGCTACGACACGTGCGGGTAAGCTTTCTGCTCCATTGCGTGATCGTTTTGGAGTGGTAAGTCGGCTGGAATATTATAAAGTAGACGAGCTAGCTTATATTATCACTAGAGCTGCCGATATTTTAGATGTTCATATTGTTGAAGCCGCCGCAAAGGAAATAGCCCTGCGTTCTAGAGGGACTCCAAGAATTGCCAACAGGCTATTAAAGCGAGTACGAGATTTTGCGCAGGTTCACGGGGATGGAATGATTACAGAAGGCCTGGCTAAGGAAGCTCTTGAACGACTTCATGTCGATCAATTAGGCTTAGACCAGATCGACCATAAGCTATTGCTCTCTATTGTAGAGCATTTTCAAGGTGGCCCTGTTGGAGTAGACACTATTGCAGCGATGATTGGGGAAGAATCCGATACGGTTGAGGACGTCTATGAGCCCTATTTAATGCAGATTGGGTTTCTGCAAAGAACCCCTCGAGGACGAATGGTAACTCCTTCTGTATATAAACATTTTTCATTAGATCCTCCAGAGAATAGTTGA
- the nadE gene encoding NAD(+) synthase: MNLQKKVDFTVDWLRALANNAGADGLLVGVSGGVDSALVAFLIKKAFPENSLGVILPCKSNPQDQVDAKTVVEAADLKHIQIDLSAAHDEIFGGVQQAAKEKGDLYEDRQRLGDANLRARLRMSTLYTVAANYNYLVVGTDNAAEWHLGYFTKYGDGGVDCVPIANLTKGEVRQWAEWIGVPQSIIQKAPSAGLWEGQTDEEEMGTTYEKVDLYLKGKEIPEQDKQIIEQLHKRSAHKRQMPPKPPLFK, from the coding sequence ATGAACCTTCAAAAAAAAGTTGACTTTACTGTAGACTGGTTAAGAGCTTTAGCTAATAATGCAGGAGCAGACGGACTACTCGTCGGTGTGAGTGGTGGAGTAGATTCAGCATTAGTAGCTTTTTTAATTAAAAAAGCTTTTCCAGAAAACTCTCTAGGGGTTATCCTTCCGTGCAAAAGTAATCCTCAAGATCAAGTAGATGCAAAAACTGTAGTGGAGGCTGCTGATTTAAAGCACATTCAAATTGACCTCTCAGCAGCTCACGATGAAATTTTTGGAGGAGTTCAACAAGCGGCAAAGGAAAAAGGAGACTTATACGAGGATCGTCAGCGTTTAGGTGATGCAAACTTACGAGCTCGTTTAAGAATGAGCACCCTGTATACCGTAGCTGCTAACTATAATTACCTTGTTGTAGGTACGGATAACGCGGCAGAATGGCATCTTGGATATTTCACTAAATATGGTGACGGTGGAGTAGATTGTGTACCTATTGCCAATCTTACTAAGGGCGAGGTTCGTCAATGGGCGGAGTGGATTGGAGTTCCTCAGAGCATTATCCAAAAGGCTCCGAGTGCGGGCTTATGGGAAGGGCAAACGGATGAGGAAGAAATGGGAACCACATATGAGAAAGTAGATCTATATTTAAAAGGAAAAGAAATTCCAGAGCAGGATAAGCAGATTATTGAACAGTTGCATAAGCGCTCCGCACATAAGCGTCAAATGCCACCAAAACCCCCTTTATTTAAATAA
- a CDS encoding YhcN/YlaJ family sporulation lipoprotein, whose translation MKKAKKALASLTVAFAVTSLATACGGNQGAQDDQTYRGSNYGNYTINSHDNAYRYDRDGYGHGRGARGLFNNPMNDGNRNSPGGMFFGGGRGPMDMNNGQNNGGNGGNGMFGGNNGMFGGNNGMYNGGAERGQEGQLAQQIEQRLQQIPGVQDCQVLVNGNEVVAGVNAEDGQQNEVMQQVRQEMQQLAPNQNCYVTTDGDVMQRLEGLFRNNDGNVGHQFKQLMDDAGNKIRKITR comes from the coding sequence ATGAAAAAAGCCAAAAAAGCTTTAGCAAGCTTAACAGTAGCCTTTGCCGTAACTTCTCTTGCCACAGCATGTGGTGGTAACCAGGGAGCTCAGGATGACCAAACGTATCGAGGATCTAACTATGGTAACTACACGATAAACAGCCACGATAACGCTTACCGCTATGATCGTGACGGTTACGGACATGGTCGTGGGGCAAGGGGATTATTTAACAATCCAATGAATGATGGAAACCGCAATTCACCAGGGGGAATGTTCTTCGGTGGTGGAAGAGGCCCAATGGACATGAATAATGGTCAAAACAATGGTGGTAACGGTGGAAACGGCATGTTTGGTGGAAATAACGGCATGTTTGGTGGAAACAATGGAATGTATAATGGAGGCGCTGAACGAGGACAGGAAGGTCAATTAGCTCAGCAAATTGAACAAAGACTTCAGCAGATCCCGGGCGTACAAGATTGTCAAGTTCTAGTTAATGGCAACGAGGTTGTAGCGGGTGTAAATGCTGAAGACGGTCAACAAAATGAAGTCATGCAGCAGGTCCGTCAAGAGATGCAACAGCTTGCACCAAATCAAAATTGTTATGTAACTACTGATGGGGATGTTATGCAACGTTTAGAAGGGCTATTTAGAAATAATGATGGAAATGTTGGTCATCAATTCAAGCAGTTAATGGACGATGCAGGAAACAAAATTAGAAAAATTACTCGATAA
- the ruvC gene encoding crossover junction endodeoxyribonuclease RuvC has translation MIILGIDPGIAIVGFGVIEKKGSQLKPVQYGSIETKAGLRTEERLKQVYEAMQHILEKYSPNVMAIEKLFFNKNVTTAFTVGQARGVMLLAAEQANVPVAEYTPLQVKQAVVGYGKAEKRQVQEMVRMLLNLQQAPKPDDVADALAIAICHGHSAQIEGLLKLKGKDV, from the coding sequence TTGATTATACTTGGTATAGATCCTGGTATCGCCATTGTTGGCTTTGGAGTTATCGAAAAAAAGGGGAGTCAATTGAAGCCGGTACAATATGGGAGTATAGAAACAAAAGCTGGTTTAAGAACTGAGGAAAGGCTTAAACAAGTTTATGAAGCGATGCAGCATATTTTGGAAAAGTATTCTCCTAATGTGATGGCGATTGAAAAGCTATTTTTCAATAAAAATGTAACAACGGCTTTTACCGTTGGGCAGGCTAGGGGAGTTATGCTGTTAGCAGCTGAGCAAGCGAATGTACCTGTAGCTGAATATACACCGCTACAGGTCAAACAAGCCGTTGTAGGATATGGAAAAGCTGAGAAGCGTCAAGTTCAAGAGATGGTTAGAATGTTGCTTAATTTGCAGCAGGCTCCTAAACCTGATGATGTGGCAGATGCGTTAGCTATAGCTATTTGTCATGGGCATTCTGCTCAAATCGAAGGATTATTAAAGCTGAAGGGGAAAGATGTATGA
- the safA gene encoding SafA/ExsA family spore coat assembly protein, which translates to MKIHIVQKGDTLWKLAEQYGVNFEELKKANSQLSNPDLIMPGMKIKIPTGAVPAKHQHHQTPHHGQQHHGQQHHGPQHHGQQHHGQQQIGQMHKKEMPKTQPIAQAPKMEVPKMEIPKVHMPKMEVPKIDENRLRQMIREAVAEQLPGVLRSLLHHLKPEIINQIKIDLELSKTEINVAAPTPLPIKKEKPMPYKPEVKPVMEAPCPPFPPIHHHHHGMWGHPMPHHMGGMTFDQVQGMQGFSDPAFGAPQQMMYSPMEYMSSPGQDQEFGQPFSQFPEFMEQQNQGFESWSPFVEQPLGWGNQPFQEGSQAFPYGGGYPGMPMPRQTIQDQHHHAMEQSGSSNKGPSGTQALEVREANGEDDVEVKDEGASEATGGRTSKTTKSTTRSKTNSRRSKR; encoded by the coding sequence GTGAAAATTCATATTGTCCAAAAGGGCGATACACTTTGGAAGCTAGCGGAGCAATATGGAGTTAACTTCGAAGAATTAAAAAAAGCTAATTCGCAGCTATCCAATCCAGATTTAATTATGCCTGGAATGAAAATAAAAATCCCAACAGGCGCTGTACCTGCAAAACACCAGCACCATCAAACACCACATCATGGACAACAACATCACGGACAACAGCATCACGGACCGCAACATCATGGGCAACAGCATCACGGACAACAGCAAATCGGACAGATGCACAAAAAAGAAATGCCAAAGACACAGCCAATCGCTCAGGCACCTAAGATGGAAGTTCCAAAAATGGAGATTCCCAAGGTTCACATGCCTAAAATGGAAGTACCCAAAATTGATGAAAACAGATTAAGACAAATGATTAGAGAAGCTGTAGCGGAACAACTACCTGGAGTTCTAAGATCCTTACTTCATCATTTGAAACCAGAAATTATCAACCAGATTAAGATTGATCTAGAGCTCTCGAAAACTGAAATTAACGTAGCGGCTCCCACACCGTTACCAATAAAAAAAGAAAAACCAATGCCTTATAAGCCAGAAGTAAAACCCGTCATGGAAGCGCCATGTCCACCATTCCCGCCAATCCACCATCACCATCATGGAATGTGGGGACATCCAATGCCACATCATATGGGAGGCATGACTTTTGACCAAGTTCAAGGGATGCAAGGGTTTAGTGACCCTGCTTTTGGAGCTCCACAGCAGATGATGTACTCTCCAATGGAGTATATGAGCAGCCCAGGTCAGGATCAGGAATTTGGTCAACCATTTTCACAGTTCCCGGAATTTATGGAGCAACAGAATCAAGGCTTCGAAAGCTGGAGTCCTTTTGTAGAGCAGCCTTTAGGTTGGGGAAACCAGCCATTTCAAGAAGGCTCTCAAGCGTTTCCATACGGTGGAGGATACCCTGGAATGCCTATGCCTAGACAAACGATTCAGGACCAGCATCACCATGCCATGGAGCAAAGTGGCTCATCAAACAAAGGACCAAGCGGAACCCAAGCTCTTGAAGTAAGAGAAGCTAATGGTGAAGATGATGTTGAGGTAAAAGATGAAGGGGCAAGTGAAGCTACAGGAGGTCGTACCTCAAAAACGACAAAGTCCACGACTAGAAGTAAAACCAATTCAAGAAGATCAAAAAGATAG
- the ruvA gene encoding Holliday junction branch migration protein RuvA, translated as MIDYIKGTLTHIDIQYVVLESCGVGYQILCGNPFYWQEQAGREVQIFTFQYVREDTNVLYGFSTREERGLFLKLLNVSGIGPKGALSILASGQPGQVIVAIQTEDAVYLSKFPGIGKKTAQRIILDLKDKLETEASHFGFSGLEHIQEASASLPKALNQGGQLTKALQEALEALMALGYSEKEVKQISTSLKQEAGDQVWSTDQFLKRGLQLLMK; from the coding sequence ATGATTGATTACATAAAAGGAACGTTAACTCATATTGATATTCAATATGTTGTGCTTGAATCTTGTGGAGTTGGTTATCAAATACTATGTGGAAATCCATTTTATTGGCAGGAACAGGCAGGACGGGAGGTACAGATTTTTACGTTTCAATATGTTAGGGAGGATACGAACGTTCTATATGGCTTCTCTACGAGAGAGGAGCGTGGCTTATTTCTCAAATTGCTAAACGTATCGGGGATTGGACCGAAGGGAGCCTTATCTATTCTAGCTTCTGGACAGCCAGGACAGGTTATCGTGGCCATTCAAACGGAAGATGCTGTCTATCTGTCAAAATTTCCTGGGATAGGAAAGAAAACAGCACAACGGATCATCTTAGATTTAAAGGACAAGCTTGAAACAGAAGCTAGTCATTTCGGATTCTCAGGGCTGGAGCATATCCAAGAAGCAAGCGCAAGCCTTCCTAAAGCATTAAATCAAGGAGGACAGCTAACTAAAGCTTTACAAGAAGCTCTTGAAGCATTAATGGCACTAGGGTATTCTGAGAAGGAAGTAAAGCAAATCAGTACCAGCTTGAAGCAGGAAGCTGGAGATCAAGTATGGTCAACAGATCAATTTTTAAAAAGAGGACTACAACTTTTGATGAAATAA
- a CDS encoding SpoIID/LytB domain-containing protein: MESSQRRRKFLFVCLSVMLIAALFVQGIPPQHAQANSNEIRVALFVDMGTGYRGTVPSVSLKGNSALQLQGEAGVFQNVNKDQTLRFSIDQYFLIIRETNSLAEARQVAQNLTSNNVHNTIVTVSKQNQTVYQVVAGSEASRAAITNVQADIRSKTQYDGSIAGSFRVQAGSFATTQEAQARVNEIQGKGYIAHITQVLRDNNTVSFEVWVGQEGSEEDRNRLQQSLVADFSGITFIPATANEYLIMQNSLDASSNQQTYLLSSPQRKLTVSPVGTGSLPLTTVEERSNRQYRGKMELSLYQNNFTVVNILPLDEYLYSVVGTEMATGWPMEALKTQAVMSRNFAFMSIPKNKYGIAHVSDTVFEQAYHGYGQEANDVRQAVDATKGELLTFKGQPFETFYYSNAGGQTAKGSEVWGNNLEHHSSVASKDNYPETVQVLWYRIEDQTGKIGYVSSEYLTKTGQKNTQGLETATVKTVSGGLNFRSGPSTAHEQIGTLSSGARVTIIEQVRQNNAYSWITGPYNGAELREWINGRNVQTNKITNNIQSLRVMRYGDSGRVLQMEANGTIIQTSSPDSHRSIFKDGTANLRSTKFEVESMGEYTILGANGNTVRSTQRTGQLYAIQGNQTTAQPVNGSNDQFAAINRSGEMSILSKEPRFRLHGNGYGHGLGASQWGIRAMALDGSNYQQILQHYFHKDARIEKKY, encoded by the coding sequence ATGGAAAGCAGTCAGCGAAGAAGAAAATTCCTATTTGTATGCCTTTCTGTCATGTTAATAGCAGCTTTATTTGTACAGGGGATACCTCCACAGCACGCTCAGGCGAACAGTAATGAGATTCGAGTAGCTTTATTTGTGGATATGGGTACAGGGTATCGTGGAACTGTACCAAGCGTTTCTTTAAAAGGAAATTCAGCGTTACAATTACAGGGTGAAGCTGGGGTTTTCCAAAATGTTAACAAGGATCAAACTTTACGTTTCTCCATCGATCAATATTTTCTAATCATTAGAGAAACAAACTCATTAGCTGAAGCAAGGCAAGTGGCTCAGAATCTTACGTCGAATAATGTTCACAACACGATTGTTACGGTAAGTAAACAAAATCAAACAGTCTATCAAGTTGTTGCAGGATCAGAGGCAAGCCGTGCGGCTATAACAAATGTGCAAGCAGATATTAGATCCAAAACACAATATGACGGAAGTATTGCAGGTTCATTTCGAGTACAAGCAGGTTCATTTGCTACAACTCAGGAAGCGCAAGCTAGAGTGAATGAAATTCAGGGCAAGGGATACATAGCTCATATAACTCAAGTATTGAGGGACAATAATACTGTTTCCTTTGAGGTTTGGGTTGGTCAAGAAGGCAGTGAAGAGGATAGAAACAGGCTACAACAAAGCTTAGTAGCAGATTTTTCAGGTATAACGTTTATACCTGCTACCGCCAATGAATATCTTATCATGCAAAATAGCCTAGATGCCTCATCTAATCAACAAACATATCTGTTAAGCTCCCCGCAACGGAAGCTGACAGTCAGCCCGGTAGGGACAGGTTCGCTCCCTTTAACTACTGTTGAAGAGCGCTCCAATAGGCAATATCGCGGAAAAATGGAGTTAAGTCTATATCAAAATAATTTTACAGTTGTAAATATCCTCCCATTAGATGAGTATTTATACAGTGTTGTTGGAACCGAAATGGCAACAGGATGGCCTATGGAGGCATTAAAGACCCAAGCGGTTATGTCTAGAAACTTTGCCTTCATGAGTATTCCAAAGAATAAATATGGTATTGCTCATGTTTCTGACACTGTCTTTGAACAGGCTTATCATGGATACGGGCAGGAAGCCAATGACGTTCGTCAAGCTGTCGATGCTACTAAGGGAGAACTACTGACGTTTAAAGGACAACCTTTTGAAACGTTTTACTATTCAAATGCAGGTGGTCAAACGGCTAAAGGATCAGAGGTTTGGGGCAATAATCTAGAGCATCACAGTAGTGTAGCAAGTAAGGATAACTATCCAGAAACAGTACAGGTGCTATGGTATAGAATAGAAGATCAGACAGGTAAAATTGGTTATGTTTCAAGTGAATACTTGACGAAAACGGGACAGAAGAATACTCAAGGTCTAGAAACGGCAACAGTAAAGACTGTATCCGGAGGATTGAATTTCCGCTCAGGGCCTTCTACAGCCCATGAGCAAATTGGAACACTAAGCTCTGGAGCGCGCGTAACGATTATTGAACAGGTAAGACAAAATAATGCTTACTCTTGGATCACGGGTCCTTACAATGGAGCAGAGCTAAGAGAGTGGATTAACGGTCGTAATGTGCAAACAAATAAAATCACGAATAATATTCAATCATTACGTGTTATGAGATATGGTGATTCTGGACGTGTTCTTCAAATGGAAGCAAACGGAACGATTATTCAGACCAGTTCTCCAGACTCCCACCGCTCTATTTTTAAGGATGGTACAGCGAATCTTCGTTCAACAAAATTTGAGGTTGAATCGATGGGAGAGTATACGATTTTAGGAGCAAATGGGAATACGGTCAGATCTACTCAAAGAACAGGACAGCTTTATGCCATTCAAGGCAATCAAACGACGGCACAGCCTGTGAACGGTAGCAATGATCAATTTGCAGCTATCAATCGTAGTGGAGAGATGAGTATTCTTTCTAAAGAACCAAGATTTAGACTGCATGGTAATGGGTATGGACACGGTTTAGGAGCTTCACAATGGGGGATCCGTGCTATGGCTTTAGATGGCAGTAACTATCAGCAGATTTTACAGCATTATTTCCATAAGGATGCAAGAATAGAGAAGAAATATTAG
- a CDS encoding BofC C-terminal domain-containing protein, which translates to MSALLKKLRRFLRGHKGLVSLGVLLLAIITTMIIGIAQLPEKGMQNTHDEQGDHILEVFWGSSEIKLELVTEYMCGIQTEIKTYDNIEEMEEWVLQHKDQWDHTERHDGVFRMTKFVANDLSPLCKNQGYFGLTEDRILTIYEGPPEQNKIIQTFFRLDTELLESNRSTHELSNLKQGIRIRNVKEYLNVLAKYEQFATDY; encoded by the coding sequence GTGTCAGCTTTATTAAAAAAATTACGCAGATTCCTTAGAGGACATAAGGGCTTAGTTTCATTAGGTGTTTTGCTGCTTGCTATTATAACGACAATGATAATAGGAATCGCTCAGTTACCTGAAAAGGGAATGCAAAATACGCATGACGAACAAGGTGATCATATACTAGAAGTATTTTGGGGCTCATCTGAGATAAAGCTTGAATTAGTAACCGAATACATGTGTGGGATTCAAACCGAAATCAAAACGTATGACAATATAGAAGAAATGGAGGAATGGGTACTCCAGCATAAAGATCAATGGGATCACACAGAACGACATGACGGAGTTTTTAGAATGACCAAATTCGTTGCCAATGATCTCTCTCCTTTATGTAAAAACCAAGGATACTTTGGATTAACAGAGGATCGTATCCTAACAATATATGAGGGACCGCCAGAGCAAAATAAAATTATTCAAACCTTCTTTCGTCTTGATACAGAGCTATTAGAATCCAATCGGTCAACACACGAGCTGTCAAATTTAAAGCAGGGAATAAGAATAAGAAATGTGAAGGAATATTTAAATGTTCTAGCTAAATATGAACAGTTTGCCACAGATTATTAA